From one Coffea eugenioides isolate CCC68of chromosome 11, Ceug_1.0, whole genome shotgun sequence genomic stretch:
- the LOC113753371 gene encoding transcription initiation factor TFIID subunit 15, with amino-acid sequence MASYSGKAAPANGSVYVCNLPPGTNEDMLAEFFGTIGVLKKDKRTGRPKIWLYRDKVTNEPKGDATVTYEDPHAALAAVDWFNNNDFHGAIIGVFMAESKSKDENPSLGSDLVGLEVGAREINGGAGRGRGRGDATGKAWQQDGDWMCPNTSCSNVNFAFRGVCNLCGSARPAGVSAGVAGSGGRGRGQGGQEIGSSNRAVGGLFGPNDWPCPMCGNINWAKRTKCNICNTNKPGHTEGGVRGGRGGGYKELDEDEIEETRRRRREAEEDDGEMYDEFGNLKKKFRAKMKQAEAGHSLAGAGRAGWEVEDLGAGDRDKREGSRGKGRESEDRERDRHRSRSRERDRGRDRDRNYEYDRDRDYGRERERDRDRDRERSRYRY; translated from the exons ATGGCAAGCTATTCAGGAAAAGCAGCTCCTGCAAATGGCTCAGTTTATGTTTGTAATTTGCCTCCTGGCACGAATGAGGATATGTTAGCTGAATTTTTTGGCACTATTGGGGTGTTAAAG AAAGATAAGCGAACAGGGCGACCGAAAATATGGCTATATCGTGACAAAGTAACGAATGAGCCAAAAGGGGATGCCACAGTAACGTATGAGGACCCTCATGCTGCATTAGCTGCTGTTGATTGGTTCAACAACAACGATTTCCATGGAGCAATAATTGGTGTTTTTATGGCGGAGTCAAAGAGCAAGGATGAGAATCCAAGCTTAGGTAGTGATCTTGTTGGGCTGGAGGTAGGTGCTAGGGAGATTAACGGAGGTGCTGGACGAGGTAGAGGTCGAGGGGATGCTACTGGGAAAGCTTGGCAGCAAGATGGAGACTGGATGTGTCCGAATACAAG TTGCTCCAATGTGAACTTCGCATTTCGTGGTGTGTGCAATCTTTGTGGTAGCGCACGACCTGCCGGTGTTTCTGCTGGTGTTGCAGGATCTGGAGGTCGGGGAAGAGGCCAGGGTGGCCAAGAGATTGGGAGCAGTAACCGTGCAGTTGGTGGACTTTTTGGTCCGAATGATTGGCCTTGTCCAAT GTGTGGTAATATTAATTGGGCAAAGCGCACTAAATGCAACATCTGCAACACCAATAAACCTGGCCACACTGAAGGTGGTGTTAG AGGTGGGCGTGGTGGAGGCTACAAAGAACTTGATGAAGATGAAATAGAGGAAACTAGAAGAAGGCGGAGGGAAGCAGAAGAG GATGACGGGGAAATGTACGATGAGTTTGGTAATCTTAAGAAGAAATTCCGTGCAAAGATGAAACAAGCTGAAGCTGGTCACAGCCTTGCTGGTGCTGGACGTGCTGGATGGGAAGTGGAGGATCTAG GTGCTGGTGACCGAGATAAAAGGGAAGGAAGCAGAGGCAAAGGAAGAGAGAGTGAGGACAGAGAGAGGGATAGGCATAGAAGCAGAAGCAGAGAACGAGATAGGGGAAGAGATAGAGATCGAAATTATGAATATGATCGAGACCGGGATTATGGACGCGAACGGGAGAGGGATCGGGATCGGGATCGGGAAAGGAGCAGGTACCGTTACTGA